From the genome of Palaemon carinicauda isolate YSFRI2023 chromosome 6, ASM3689809v2, whole genome shotgun sequence, one region includes:
- the LOC137643292 gene encoding uncharacterized protein — protein sequence MFDREIREKLGTEIRERLEREIRERLDRKIRERLNREIRESLDREIRERADREIREKLEKKIRDRLDRMRNVGQRNKRNVRHKNKRNVVQRNKRKVGQRNKRNVGQIYKKEVRQRKRRKIGHRNKRKVGQKNKRKVGLRNKKKFVQRNKIKVGERNKRQVGQRNKRKDGQINKRKVGQRNKRNVGQRNKRKVGQKNKRKDGQTNNRKVGQRNKRKVGQRNKRKVGQRNKRKYGQRNKKKRMDKDIRERSDTKIRETYK from the coding sequence ATGTTTGacagagaaataagagaaaagttGGGCACAGAGATAAGAGAAAGGttggaaagagaaataagagaaaggtTGGACAGAAAAATAAGAGAAAGGTTGAACAGAGAAATAAGAGAAAGTTTGGACAGAGAAATAAGAGAAAGGGCGGACAGAGAAATACGAGAAAAGTTGGAGAAGAAAATAAGAGACAGGTTGGACAGGATGAGAAATGTTGGACAGAGAAATAAGAGAAATGTTAGGcataaaaataagagaaatgttgtacaaagaaataagagaaaggttggacaaagaaataagagaaatgTTGGACAGATATATAAGAAAGAGGTTAGACAGAGAAAAAGGAGAAAGATTGGACATAGAAATAAGAGAAAGGTTGGACAGAAAAATAAGAGAAAGGTTGgactaagaaataagaaaaagtttGTACAAAGAAATAAGATAAAGGTTGGAGAAAGAAATAAGAGACAGGTTGGGCAGAGAAATAAGAGAAAGGATGGACAGATTAATAAGAGAAAGGTTggacaaagaaataagagaaatgttggacaaagaaataagagaaaggttggacaaaaaaataagagaaaggatGGACAGAcaaataatagaaaagttggacaaagaaataagagaaaggttggacaaagaaataagagaaaggttgggcagagaaataagagaaaatatggacaaagaaataaaaaaaaaaggatggacaaAGACATAAGAGAAAGGTCGGACACTAAAATAAGAGAAAcgtacaaataa